The Acinonyx jubatus isolate Ajub_Pintada_27869175 chromosome D2, VMU_Ajub_asm_v1.0, whole genome shotgun sequence genome contains a region encoding:
- the SFRP5 gene encoding secreted frizzled-related protein 5 — MRAAAGGARAAALALLLGALHGAPARGEENDYYGWQAEPLHGRSYSKPPQCLDIPADLPLCHTVGYKRMRLPNLLEHESLAEVKQQASSWLPLLAKRCHSDTQVFLCSLFAPVCLDRPIYPCRSLCEAVRAGCAPLMEAYGFPWPEMLHCHKFPLDNDLCIAVQFGHLPATAPPVTKICAQCEMEHSADGLMEQMCSSDFVVKMRIKEIKIENGDRKLIGAQKKKKLLKPGPLKRKDTKRLVLHMKNGASCPCPQLDSLAGSFLVMGRKVDGQLLLMAVYRWDKKNKEMKFAVKFMFSYPCSLYYPFFYGAAEPH; from the exons AtgcgggcggcggcggggggcgcgCGGGCGGCCGCGCTGGCGCTGCTGCTGGGGGCGCTTCACGGGGCGCCGGCGCGCGGCGAGGAGAACGACTACTACGGCTGGCAGGCCGAGCCGCTGCACGGGCGCTCGTACTCCAAGCCGCCGCAGTGCCTCGACATCCCCGCCGACCTGCCGCTCTGCCACACCGTGGGCTACAAGCGCATGCGGCTGCCCAACCTGCTGGAGCACGAGAGCCTGGCCGAGGTGAAGCAGCAGGCGAGCAGCTGGCTGCCGCTGCTGGCCAAGCGCTGCCACTCGGACACGCAGGTCTTCCTCTGCTCGCTCTTCGCGCCCGTCTGCCTCGACCGGCCCATCTACCCGTGCCGCTCGCTGTGCGAGGCCGTGCGCGCCGGCTGCGCGCCGCTCATGGAGGCCTACGGCTTCCCCTGGCCCGAGATGCTGCACTGCCACAAGTTCCCCCTGGACAACGACCTCTGCATCGCTGTGCAGTTCGGACACCTGCCTGCCACAGCGCCTCCAG TGACCAAGATCTGTGCCCAGTGTGAAATGGAGCACAGTGCCGACGGCCTCATGGAACAGATGTGTTCCAGCGACTTCg TGGTTAAAATGCGCATCAAGGAGATCAAGATAGAGAATGGGGACCGGAAGCTGATTggagcccagaaaaaaaagaagctgctCAAGCCAGGCCCACTGAAGCGCAAGGACACCAAGAGGCTGGTGCTGCACATGAAGAATGGTGCCAGCTGCCCCTGTCCACAGCTGGACAGCCTGGCCGGCAGCTTCCTGGTCATGGGCCGCAAGGTGGACGGACAGCTGCTGCTGATGGCCGTCTACCGCTGGGACAAGAAGAATAAGGAGATGAAATTCGCAGTCAAGTTCATGTTCTCCTACCCCTGTTCCCTCTACTACCCCTTCTTCTATGGGGCTGCTGAACCCCACTGA